From Odontesthes bonariensis isolate fOdoBon6 chromosome 21, fOdoBon6.hap1, whole genome shotgun sequence, a single genomic window includes:
- the LOC142371063 gene encoding ferritin, liver middle subunit, which yields MESQVRQNYHRDCEAAINRMVNMELFASYTYTSMAFYFNRDDVALPGFSHFFKENSDEEREHADKLLSFQNKRGGRIFFQDVKKPERDEWGSGLEAMQCALQLEKNVNQALLDLHKLASEHSDPHMCDFLETHYLNEQVEAIKKLGDYITNLTRMDAGNNKMAEYLFDKHSLGGKS from the exons ATGGAGTCCCAAGTGCGTCAGAACTACCACCGCGACTGTGAAGCCGCCATCAACCGGATGGTCAACATGGAGCTTTTTGCCTCTTACACCTACACCTCAATG GCATTTTACTTCAACCGTGACGATGTGGCCCTTCCAGGTTTCTCCCATTTCTTCAAGGAGAACAGTGATGAGGAGAGGGAGCACGCTGACAAGCTGCTGTCCTTCCAGAACAAGAGAGGAGGGCGCATTTTCTTCCAAGATGTCAAG AAACCTGAACGTGATGAGTGGGGGAGCGGTCTAGAGGCCATGCAGTGCGCCCTGCAGCTGGAGAAGAATGTCAACCAGGCTCTGCTGGATCTCCACAAGCTGGCGTCTGAGCACAGCGATCCTCAT ATGTGCGACTTCCTGGAGACCCACTACCTGAACgagcaggtggaggccatcaaGAAGCTTGGCGACTACATCACCAACCTCACCCGCATGGATGCTGGCAACAACAAGATGGCAGAATACCTGTTTGACAAACACTCCCTGGGAGGCAAGAGCTAA
- the aldh16a1 gene encoding aldehyde dehydrogenase family 16 member A1, producing MAGSTTKAVYDIFQSMEHGPASTSSTATAQAWLDHHSRSLGHFIDGKFFRPADRQSQSLTDSKGGVVCSTMCAVEGDISQCASSAVNGFKSWSTLTCYQRAKVLLRLVSVLGLHGQCVQELCELCEASCSPSSLVRLLQYYSSWAQLRDTLISNWTPVGVVAVVTSDDCSLYSLMLKVLPALAMGNSVIVVPGQSAAPPALLLAQLFTGAGLPVGALNVLTGSDVTLGAKVAQNPNVSYVTYSGNNQDGVTLCKASAGMGVPVSVSPCIGFTCPFIIFESADIDSAVDEVIETAFKKKKEVHWVLCVQESVSDSVVANLRLRLAGMKCVALHSDADRLLVDAAVQEAQQQGATLVQSCAAPPSGAQYPPTVVCGAAPSSPCVVSPCPGPLLPLMTFRSNTEAVAMGNHSPHGHAASIWTEDLTLALETAKSLSVGSVWVNSNSVRDPCLPVSGHKDSGTCTDGGQEGLYQFLRPSFSSSPLLRSSPVSMDYSKFGTEASPAVIPDPSDPASTPSYLQFVGGKACKSVSGCSVAVQSPGGDGVLAFCPDGGRKDVRNAVEAAIKVQQGWTKKSPSARAQSLYSLAKGLEAKRREVVTSVITQTGVSSDEADKEVELSVARLSIWAAYCDKVQGGSLPMPQSGSALSFPEALGVVGVVLPDKNPLLSMVTLLGAAIATGNAVIMVPSQKYPLPALAFIQVLQSSDLPAGLVNVITGSRDQLTVALATHSVIKAIWYWGSAEGCQYLQYICTSPLKTLRLFRQKDEDRKDEGINWPECHPSLLEEMWRNAVQWKSVWIPTA from the exons ATGGCTGGTAGCACCACCAAGGCAGTGTACGATATTTTCCAAAGCATGGAGCACGGACCAGCATCAACTTCTAGCACTGCCACTGCACAG GCCTGGCTAGATCATCATTCCCGTTCACTGGGTCACTTCATCGATGGGAAGTTTTTCCGCCCAGCAGACAGACAGAGCCAATCACTTACTGATTCCAAAG GTGGTGTCGTGTGCAGCACAATGTGTGCTGTGGAGGGGGATATTTCCCAGTGTGCCTCCTCTGCTGTTAACGGCTTCAAGTCCTGGAGCACCCTGACCTGCTACCAGAGAGCCAAAGTGCTGCTCAG GTTGGTGAGTGTTCTCGGGCTGCACGGCCAGTGTGTGCAGGAGCTGTGTGAGCTGTGTGAGGCCTCCTGCTCGCCCTCCTCGCTGGTCAGACTGCTGCAGTACTacagcagctgggctcagcTCAGAGACACTCTCATCTCCAACTGGACACCTGTTG GTGTGGTGGCTGTAGTCACCTCTGATGACTGCTCTCTCTATTCCCTTATGCTTAAAGTCCTGCCAGCATTGGCCATGG gcaaCTCTGTGATTGTTGTCCCTGGACAAAGCGCCGCCCCTCCTGCTCTCCTTTTGGCGCAGCTTTTTACAGGCGCGGGACTTCCTGTTGGGGCTCTTAATGttttaacaggaagtgatgttacGCTGGGTGCCAAAGTGGCCCAAAACCCCAACGTTAGCTACGTGACTTACAGTGGCAACAACCAG GATGGTGTGACGCTGTGTAAGGCCTCAGCAGGGATGGGGGTTCCAGTGTCTGTCTCCCCGTGTATAGGGTTTACGTGTCCCTTTATAATCTTTGAGTCAGCCGACATTGACAGCGCCGTGGACGAAGTGATCGAGACTGCttttaagaagaagaaagag GTCCACTGGGTGTTGTGCGTGCAGGAGAGTGTGTCAGACAGTGTTGTGGCCAATCTCAGGCTCCGTCTGGCCGGGATGAAGTGCGTCGCCCTGCACAGTGATGCAGACAGACTCCTGGTGGATGCTGCAGTACAGGAGGCCCAACAGCAGGGGGCAACG TTGGTTCAGTCCTGTGCTGCCCCCCCCTCAGGTGCCCAGTATCCTCCCACTGTTGTCTGTGGGGCGGCCCCGTCCTCACCGTGTGTGGTCAGCCCCTGCCCCGGACCGCTGCTGCCTCTCATGACTTTCAGAagcaacacagaagcagtggcCATGG GGAACCACAGCCCGCACGGCCATGCAGCGTCCATCTGGACTGAAGACCTCACCTTGGCTCTGGAGACAGCTAAGAG CCTGTCAGTTGGCTCGGTGTGGGTGAATTCTAACTCTGTGCGGGACCCCTGCCTTCCTGTCTCTGGTCACAAAGACAGTGGCACCTGCACAGATGGAGGACAGGAG GGCCTGTACCAGTTTCTCCGCCCGtccttttcttcctctcctcttcttcgCTCCTCCCCTGTTTCAATGGACTACTCAAAGTTTGGAACTGAAGCATCCCCAGCTGTCATTCCTGATCCTTCTGACCCCGCCAG TACTCCATCCTACCTGCAGTTTGTTGGTGGTAAAGCATGTAAATCAGTGTCTGGCTGCAGTGTGGCCGTGCAGTCACCAGGGGGCGATGGTGTGTTAGCCTTCTGTCCAGATGGAGGCCGGAAAGACGTGCGCAATGCTGTGGAGGCTGCTATCAAAGTTCAGCAGGG CTGGACAAAGAAGAGTCCATCTGCACGTGCTCAGTCACTCTACTCTCTGGCCAAGGGCCTGGAGGCAAAGAGGCGGGAAGTAGTCACTTCAGTCATCACCCAGACAGGCGTCTCATCAGACGAGGCTGACAAGGAGGTGGAGCTGAGCGTTGCCAGGCTCAGTATTTGGGCGGCTTACTGTGACAAAGTACAAGGAGGATCTCTG CCCATGCCACAGTCTGGGTCTGCCCTCTCCTTCCCTGAAGCCCTGGGAGTTGTTGGGGTCGTCCTCCCTGACAAGAATCCCCTACTCTCCATGGTTACGCTTCTTGGGGCAGCCATCGCCACAGGCAACGCAGTCATCATGGTCCCCAGTCAAAAGTATCCACTGCCTGCCTTGGCTTTCATTCAA GTGCTCCAGTCCTCAGATCTGCCAGCAGGTCTGGTTAACGTCATTACAGGAAGTCGAGACCAGCTGACAGTGGCTCTTGCTACTCACAGTGTCATCAAGGCTATCTGGTACTGGGGCAGTGCTGAG GGCTGTCAGTATCTTCAGTACATCTGCACGAGCCCACTGAAAACCCTGCGGCTCTTCCGTCAAAAGGACGAGGATCGGAAAGACGAAGGCATAAACTGGCCTGAGTGTCATCCCTCTCTCTTAGAAGAAATGTGGAGAAATGCTGTCCAGTGGAAGAGTGTGTGGATACCTACTGCATAA